One Methanohalophilus mahii DSM 5219 genomic window carries:
- a CDS encoding flavodoxin domain-containing protein — translation MPELAVVYLSTQGNTKKMAEAIAEGARTRHVEVKMDS, via the coding sequence ATGCCCGAATTAGCAGTAGTATACCTGAGTACTCAGGGAAACACCAAAAAGATGGCTGAGGCCATAGCTGAAGGTGCCAGGACAAGACACGTTGAAGTAAAGATGGACAGTTAA
- a CDS encoding VPXXXP-CTERM sorting domain-containing protein yields the protein MNKDSLYILDAGIYMETQPMVPPHHNVKINIPTANPLFVVGILGIATVLLMRRRERP from the coding sequence ATGAATAAGGACTCATTATACATTCTTGATGCAGGCATTTACATGGAAACTCAACCTATGGTTCCACCCCATCATAATGTAAAAATAAATATTCCAACCGCCAATCCACTCTTTGTGGTCGGGATTCTGGGGATTGCCACAGTATTATTAATGAGGAGAAGGGAAAGGCCATGA
- a CDS encoding radical SAM protein, whose translation MKVAIIDGYVDEPACFGVPPYISPYIRYIAGALVECGIGRDDISYFTIDGIRNSKREDLAPLSRSDLVVILSGMTVPGKYLRSSPITLKEIEYLCRATSGVKVIGGPIRLGYSSEGGMAASTLEMADEDVFVARQDIEAFVHDIIGPGPCIEDPDNVEHRMRTVGEIGRWADRGAFIIRRHPDFPNIMCEMETYRGCGRDTHCSFCTEFFYGPSTYRPVEDVVTEAGSLYREGALYFRLGRQPDLFTYHALDCGDSLPGPNPQALESLYSGIRKVAPGLEVLHMDNANPATIATYPDECSKIMKTILKYHTPGDVAAMGMESADPAVIRANNLKAMPDDVFEAVKLMNEIGSIRGDNGLSHLLPGLNFVHGLAGETKKTFGLNYDFLKNILDNDLLLRRINIRQVMPFSGTPAAEQALPLAKNRKIFLKYKEQVRKDIDLPMLRRVVPRGTILKDVLCEVWGEGSVGTFGRQMGSYPILIGISEKLPLGEFVDVRVTGHGFRSISATVVRE comes from the coding sequence ATGAAAGTTGCAATCATAGACGGTTATGTTGACGAACCCGCATGTTTCGGCGTTCCCCCCTATATTTCTCCCTACATACGCTATATAGCGGGAGCCCTGGTAGAGTGTGGTATCGGTCGGGATGATATATCCTATTTCACTATAGACGGTATCAGGAACAGTAAAAGGGAAGACCTTGCCCCGCTTTCCCGATCTGATCTCGTGGTAATCCTGTCGGGAATGACCGTCCCCGGAAAGTACCTGCGCTCCTCACCCATCACCCTGAAAGAAATTGAATACCTTTGCAGGGCCACGTCGGGTGTGAAAGTGATCGGTGGGCCTATACGCCTGGGTTACAGCAGTGAAGGCGGCATGGCAGCGTCAACCCTTGAAATGGCTGATGAAGATGTATTTGTTGCACGGCAGGACATCGAGGCATTTGTGCATGATATAATTGGCCCCGGTCCCTGCATAGAGGATCCTGATAATGTTGAACACCGGATGCGTACGGTTGGGGAGATCGGCAGATGGGCTGACAGGGGTGCCTTTATAATCAGGCGACATCCGGATTTCCCGAATATAATGTGTGAGATGGAAACCTATCGCGGATGTGGCAGGGATACTCACTGTTCTTTCTGTACTGAATTTTTTTATGGTCCGTCAACCTATCGTCCCGTGGAGGACGTAGTTACCGAGGCCGGGAGTCTCTATAGGGAAGGTGCCCTGTATTTCCGCCTGGGTCGCCAACCTGATCTTTTCACCTATCATGCATTGGATTGTGGGGATTCTCTCCCAGGGCCAAACCCGCAGGCGCTTGAATCCCTGTATTCGGGGATTCGGAAAGTGGCTCCGGGTCTGGAGGTACTGCATATGGATAATGCCAATCCGGCAACTATAGCCACCTACCCGGATGAATGTAGTAAAATAATGAAGACCATTTTGAAATATCACACACCTGGGGATGTAGCAGCCATGGGTATGGAAAGTGCCGATCCTGCTGTAATCAGGGCCAACAATCTCAAAGCAATGCCAGATGATGTGTTTGAAGCTGTAAAATTGATGAATGAGATTGGAAGCATAAGGGGTGACAATGGTCTTTCACATCTGCTTCCCGGGCTTAATTTTGTCCACGGTCTGGCAGGAGAAACAAAAAAAACCTTCGGTTTGAATTATGATTTTCTGAAAAATATTCTGGATAATGATCTTTTGTTGCGCAGGATAAACATTCGCCAGGTTATGCCCTTTAGTGGTACTCCTGCAGCAGAACAGGCGTTGCCTCTGGCCAAAAACCGAAAAATTTTTTTGAAATACAAGGAACAGGTCCGCAAGGATATCGATTTGCCCATGTTGAGAAGGGTAGTGCCCCGGGGTACTATACTCAAGGATGTGCTTTGTGAGGTTTGGGGTGAGGGTTCTGTGGGTACCTTTGGCAGGCAGATGGGCTCCTATCCGATACTTATAGGTATCTCAGAAAAACTTCCTCTGGGCGAATTTGTTGATGTGAGGGTAACAGGTCACGGTTTCAGGTCCATTTCAGCAACAGTGGTTCGTGAATGA
- a CDS encoding FprA family A-type flavoprotein has translation MNTYFVPEISDNVYWVGAKDWDRRMFDALIPLPQGTSYNAYLVKGDAKTALIDSVNPGFEKELEKKISQVHDIESIDYVIMNHAEPDHSHSIPRIMEKAPEAMLVTTEKGAKMAETYYGVFQEQIMVVKEGDTLDLGNRTLRFISAPWLHWPETMFTFLEENRVLFPCDFFGAHTAFGMYDEDVEDLMSLAKKYFGEIMMPFRKMGKKGLEKAQGLSPAMIAPSHGPIYRNPEKIFDAYSDWTSGKTKEKATIVYVSMWQSTQDMIMQMVEILQSEGIDVCLYNLENADIGDIAMDLVDSRAIVLGTPTVLGGMHPLALHAANLVKILRPPLKYGAALSSYGWGGGALSQVQDVLGSTKIELVGALGVKGPSTEEDTNKIVDLGRELAEKIKDNE, from the coding sequence ATGAATACATATTTTGTGCCTGAGATCTCTGATAATGTGTACTGGGTGGGAGCAAAGGACTGGGACCGGCGTATGTTCGATGCACTGATACCCCTGCCGCAGGGAACTTCCTACAATGCTTATCTTGTAAAAGGTGATGCAAAAACAGCCCTTATCGATTCCGTCAATCCGGGATTTGAGAAAGAGTTAGAGAAGAAGATCAGCCAGGTCCATGATATAGAGTCTATAGATTATGTCATCATGAACCATGCCGAACCGGACCATTCCCATTCCATACCCCGTATAATGGAAAAGGCACCTGAAGCCATGCTGGTAACAACAGAAAAAGGGGCAAAGATGGCAGAAACTTACTACGGTGTTTTCCAGGAACAAATAATGGTGGTAAAGGAAGGGGACACTTTAGATCTTGGCAATCGGACGCTGCGTTTCATAAGTGCACCGTGGCTCCACTGGCCCGAAACCATGTTCACATTTCTGGAAGAGAACCGGGTACTTTTCCCATGTGATTTCTTTGGGGCACATACAGCTTTTGGAATGTATGATGAGGATGTAGAGGACCTGATGAGCCTGGCAAAAAAATATTTCGGCGAAATCATGATGCCATTCAGAAAGATGGGAAAGAAAGGGCTGGAAAAAGCACAGGGATTATCCCCCGCAATGATCGCACCCAGCCATGGGCCCATATATAGAAATCCTGAGAAAATATTTGATGCATATTCTGACTGGACTTCAGGGAAAACAAAAGAAAAAGCAACTATTGTTTACGTCAGCATGTGGCAGTCCACACAGGATATGATAATGCAAATGGTAGAGATACTCCAATCGGAAGGTATTGATGTATGCCTGTACAATCTGGAAAATGCGGATATCGGTGACATCGCCATGGATCTGGTAGATTCCAGGGCAATAGTGCTTGGCACACCCACGGTGCTTGGAGGCATGCATCCACTTGCCCTGCATGCAGCAAACCTTGTCAAAATCCTCCGTCCACCTCTCAAATATGGAGCTGCCCTGAGCTCCTACGGATGGGGAGGAGGCGCCCTGTCACAGGTGCAGGACGTACTGGGATCAACAAAGATAGAGCTTGTGGGAGCATTGGGTGTGAAAGGACCCTCTACTGAAGAAGACACCAACAAGATTGTCGACCTTGGCAGGGAACTTGCAGAAAAAATAAAGGATAATGAATAA
- a CDS encoding sugar phosphate nucleotidyltransferase, which produces MKACIMCGGKGTRLRPLTFDRPKPNIPIINKASVVHLVEHLAKEGFTEIIITLGYMGDKIREELGDGSMFGAHVEYVYEEKKLGTAGGVKNAEKYLCDEPFLVVGGDHVMDLELRTMYRFHESNDAIITIGLLSIDDPREFGIADMNVNNRINRFLEKPGPGEIFSNLASTGIYMCDPEIFKWIPENQPYDFAKDLFPSLMAEDRRINGLLVRGHWTDVGNPAAYRQAQRWMLESMPGTTIEGHFNTKDSRINGPLKIGNNVVIGSNTAVVGPVVLGENTTIGDNVLIGPYTTIGSNCVIKDGCRILSSYIFNDVTIGSNCNTSGTVIDNATVVGQNCSLENGTVIGPRVHIGNNSTIHSNVKIWPDLTIKSGSIIQENILNPDYG; this is translated from the coding sequence ATGAAAGCCTGTATTATGTGTGGAGGAAAGGGGACCCGACTTAGGCCTTTGACTTTTGACAGACCAAAACCAAACATTCCTATCATCAACAAAGCTTCAGTAGTACACCTTGTGGAGCATCTTGCAAAAGAAGGATTCACTGAGATTATAATCACTCTGGGTTACATGGGTGATAAGATCCGGGAGGAACTGGGTGACGGCAGCATGTTCGGTGCCCATGTGGAATACGTGTACGAGGAGAAAAAACTGGGTACTGCAGGAGGTGTGAAGAACGCCGAGAAGTACCTCTGTGATGAACCGTTCCTGGTAGTTGGCGGGGACCATGTCATGGATCTTGAACTCCGTACAATGTACAGGTTCCATGAAAGTAATGACGCAATAATTACAATCGGTCTGCTCTCCATAGATGACCCCAGGGAATTCGGTATCGCGGATATGAACGTGAACAACCGTATAAATCGATTCCTTGAAAAACCAGGACCTGGTGAAATATTCAGTAATCTTGCAAGTACGGGTATATACATGTGTGATCCGGAAATCTTCAAATGGATCCCGGAAAACCAGCCCTATGATTTTGCCAAAGACCTATTCCCATCACTGATGGCAGAAGACAGAAGAATCAATGGTTTGCTTGTGCGAGGGCACTGGACCGATGTGGGCAATCCGGCAGCCTATCGCCAGGCACAGCGCTGGATGCTTGAATCAATGCCTGGAACAACCATCGAAGGTCACTTCAACACCAAGGATTCCCGTATCAACGGACCTCTCAAAATCGGCAACAATGTGGTGATCGGTTCCAACACAGCTGTTGTAGGGCCCGTGGTACTCGGTGAGAACACAACAATAGGTGACAATGTCCTGATCGGCCCCTATACGACAATTGGTTCGAACTGTGTCATCAAGGATGGCTGCAGGATTCTTTCATCCTACATATTCAATGATGTGACCATAGGAAGTAATTGTAATACATCGGGTACTGTGATTGATAACGCTACGGTGGTTGGACAAAACTGCAGCCTGGAAAACGGGACAGTAATCGGCCCCAGGGTACATATAGGGAATAATTCAACTATTCATTCCAATGTGAAGATCTGGCCGGACCTGACAATCAAAAGTGGATCCATAATACAGGAAAATATATTAAATCCTGATTATGGCTAA
- a CDS encoding ferredoxin: protein MADKANKVPQNVDGPYYVDNQCIACRLCTSDAPDNFMMTDDESTAYVYKQPENDSEREACEEAVDTCPVDAIGNDG, encoded by the coding sequence ATGGCAGACAAAGCAAACAAAGTTCCACAAAACGTTGATGGACCATACTATGTAGATAACCAGTGTATAGCATGTCGTCTTTGTACATCCGATGCACCGGACAATTTCATGATGACTGATGACGAATCAACTGCATATGTATATAAACAACCTGAGAATGACAGTGAAAGGGAAGCCTGTGAAGAGGCAGTGGATACATGTCCGGTGGATGCTATCGGTAATGATGGATGA
- a CDS encoding PolC-type DNA polymerase III family protein, with protein MEKEEKVIAILLTMAILSLAVAYVTYFPNSFNKTGEQPLTDSTEVGETVTIEGTLYSKETTFNGNHLILQIDYNSDLLTVFVPEDNGAMDIDSRIAVGDKLRIKGEVDEYKGDQEIIVENENDIKKM; from the coding sequence ATGGAAAAGGAAGAAAAGGTAATTGCAATTTTGCTGACAATGGCGATATTATCCCTGGCTGTAGCTTATGTCACCTATTTTCCCAACTCTTTTAACAAAACAGGTGAACAGCCCTTAACAGATTCTACAGAAGTAGGGGAAACTGTGACAATCGAAGGAACCCTATATAGTAAAGAAACCACATTCAACGGAAATCACCTGATTCTTCAGATAGATTATAATTCCGATTTGCTGACTGTATTTGTACCTGAAGATAACGGTGCAATGGACATAGATTCACGGATAGCTGTCGGGGATAAATTAAGGATAAAGGGAGAGGTGGACGAATATAAGGGTGATCAGGAGATCATAGTGGAAAATGAAAACGATATCAAGAAAATGTAA
- a CDS encoding flavodoxin domain-containing protein — MVQAGVEGKIGAALGSYGWSGEAPVHIANKLRKAGMEVIDPVLRIQYAPNEKDLLECNRLGKDLAGKMKQK, encoded by the coding sequence ATGGTGCAAGCCGGAGTGGAGGGCAAAATAGGTGCTGCTCTTGGTTCTTATGGCTGGAGTGGGGAGGCCCCTGTCCATATAGCAAATAAACTACGTAAAGCAGGTATGGAAGTTATAGACCCTGTACTGAGAATCCAGTATGCTCCAAATGAAAAGGACCTTCTGGAATGCAACAGGCTTGGCAAAGACCTGGCTGGTAAAATGAAGCAGAAATAA
- a CDS encoding FKBP-type peptidyl-prolyl cis-trans isomerase, whose product MRKLLFIIAIAAILLISGCSTPAEVAEEGDNVTVDYVGELENGTVFDTSVEEVALEAGIHNPARTYEPLGFTLGGEGMIKGFDSAVQGMTVGGEKTVQLSPEQAYGSYKEELVRAVPFDDLPNKTTPYQIGDRLSTAYGQQVSIVDVNDTAAMIDFNHPLAGETLTFNITLVSIEE is encoded by the coding sequence ATGAGAAAACTCCTATTTATTATAGCAATTGCCGCAATTCTTCTCATAAGTGGCTGCTCGACCCCCGCTGAAGTTGCAGAGGAAGGGGACAATGTCACCGTGGATTATGTTGGTGAGCTTGAAAACGGTACAGTATTCGATACTTCCGTGGAAGAAGTTGCCCTGGAGGCGGGTATACACAACCCTGCCAGAACATATGAGCCCCTGGGTTTCACCCTGGGAGGAGAGGGAATGATCAAAGGCTTTGACAGCGCAGTGCAGGGAATGACTGTAGGGGGAGAAAAGACAGTTCAACTTTCCCCTGAACAAGCATATGGTTCCTACAAAGAAGAGCTTGTCAGGGCAGTACCCTTTGATGATTTACCCAATAAAACAACACCATACCAAATAGGAGACCGGCTTTCAACCGCTTATGGCCAGCAGGTATCAATTGTCGATGTTAATGACACCGCTGCAATGATTGATTTCAATCATCCTCTGGCCGGTGAAACACTGACGTTCAATATTACGCTGGTGTCCATAGAAGAATAA
- a CDS encoding transcriptional regulator, with protein MEEDELFSMTENQREIAKLLRRLHLSKPIARTLACLSCGEEVSSRKIESMSQLRQPEVSIAMNFLLKKKGWVEYEEIKRNEGKGRPIKVYKLVVPMDSIIESIEHEILSENQILLENINRLKEFS; from the coding sequence ATGGAAGAAGATGAACTATTTTCAATGACTGAAAATCAAAGAGAAATTGCAAAGTTGCTAAGAAGGCTGCACCTTTCAAAACCAATTGCAAGGACACTTGCCTGTCTTTCATGTGGTGAAGAGGTTTCCTCCCGGAAAATAGAATCAATGTCACAGTTAAGGCAACCTGAAGTGAGCATTGCTATGAATTTCCTCCTGAAGAAAAAGGGCTGGGTTGAATATGAGGAAATAAAACGCAATGAAGGAAAGGGGAGGCCTATCAAAGTCTATAAACTTGTAGTACCCATGGATTCCATTATTGAAAGTATAGAACATGAAATTCTTTCAGAGAACCAGATTCTGCTGGAAAATATAAATCGCCTTAAAGAATTCTCCTGA
- the phrB gene encoding deoxyribodipyrimidine photo-lyase, translated as MANIGRIHWLNEKPIGSGTYVLYWMQSSQRVDYNHALEFAIQQANKMDLPLLVLFCLTKYPQANLRHYTFMLEGLVQTKKSLEKLGIQFVMLKGNPVDVVHEFARDASLLVTDQDYQKLQRGWRENLAASISCPFAQVESNVIVPVENVSDKEEWSAATLRRKIHKHLDEFVHPFELSALANSSLEIDQDSLDLNDFEQILNSMDIDRSVKPSPRYKGGIHQAREKLSDFIAHRLGDYDEKRNDPNLDFLSGMSPYLHFGQISPLEIALKVQDAKKGGSTAYMEELVVRRELAMNFVYYDKDYDSLDCLPDWAKKTLAEHRDDFRQYIYTQEEFEQARTHDPYWNAAQREMVLTGKMHGYMRMYWGKKILEWTDSPEQAYQIALYLNNKYELDGRDPNGYAGIAWCFGKHDRAWKERDIFGKVRYMNANGLKRKFDAGGYVEKITRLEEKLGYLTDK; from the coding sequence ATGGCAAATATTGGACGGATTCACTGGCTCAACGAGAAACCGATTGGAAGCGGAACATACGTACTCTACTGGATGCAATCTTCCCAGCGTGTGGATTATAATCATGCACTGGAATTTGCTATACAGCAGGCAAATAAAATGGATTTGCCTCTACTGGTTCTATTCTGCCTGACAAAATATCCGCAAGCCAACCTGCGTCATTATACATTCATGCTTGAAGGTTTGGTTCAAACAAAAAAATCCCTGGAAAAATTGGGTATACAATTTGTGATGTTAAAGGGAAACCCGGTTGATGTTGTCCATGAGTTTGCCCGGGATGCAAGCCTGTTGGTTACCGATCAGGATTACCAGAAATTACAGCGCGGTTGGCGTGAAAATCTTGCTGCATCGATTTCCTGTCCTTTTGCGCAGGTGGAAAGTAATGTTATAGTGCCGGTGGAAAATGTTTCCGATAAGGAGGAATGGTCGGCAGCCACCCTGCGCAGGAAAATCCATAAACATCTTGATGAATTCGTGCATCCCTTTGAATTATCTGCTTTGGCCAATTCTTCCCTGGAAATTGATCAGGATTCTCTGGATCTGAATGATTTTGAACAAATTCTGAATAGTATGGATATTGACAGGAGTGTAAAACCCTCTCCGAGATATAAAGGGGGTATTCATCAGGCCAGAGAAAAGCTGTCAGATTTTATTGCACACAGACTGGGAGATTATGATGAAAAACGTAATGATCCAAACCTCGATTTCCTTTCGGGAATGAGTCCCTATCTGCATTTCGGTCAAATTTCACCGCTTGAAATTGCACTAAAGGTCCAGGATGCTAAAAAGGGTGGATCAACCGCATATATGGAAGAACTTGTTGTTCGCAGGGAACTGGCAATGAATTTTGTGTATTATGATAAAGATTACGACTCCCTTGACTGCCTTCCTGATTGGGCAAAAAAGACTCTTGCAGAACACAGGGATGATTTCAGACAGTACATATATACTCAGGAAGAGTTTGAGCAGGCCCGAACTCATGATCCCTACTGGAATGCAGCCCAGAGAGAAATGGTCCTGACAGGAAAAATGCACGGTTACATGCGCATGTACTGGGGCAAGAAGATACTGGAATGGACAGATAGCCCCGAGCAAGCATATCAGATCGCCCTATACCTTAACAATAAATATGAGCTGGACGGCAGGGATCCTAACGGTTATGCGGGTATTGCCTGGTGTTTTGGCAAGCATGACCGGGCCTGGAAGGAACGTGATATTTTCGGGAAGGTGCGGTATATGAATGCCAACGGGCTAAAGCGGAAATTTGATGCTGGTGGTTACGTGGAAAAGATTACCCGTCTTGAAGAAAAGCTGGGTTATCTTACGGACAAATGA